In Anomaloglossus baeobatrachus isolate aAnoBae1 chromosome 2, aAnoBae1.hap1, whole genome shotgun sequence, the DNA window acacggcaggcgtccaatagaagaggaggggcggagatgaacgggacgtaaacatcccacccacctccttcattccgcattgccggtcgcagctaagctgcagttcatcgttcccggggtgtcacacggagcgacgtgtgctgcctcgggaacgatgaacaaccggagcagagaaggacgttcgattttttgaaaatgagcgacgtgtcaacgagcaacaataaggtgagtatttttgctcgatcacagtcgctttgtgttacacgctacgatatgtcaaacgaggccggatgtgcgtcactaacgacgtgatcccgacgacatatcattagatatatcatagcgtgtaaagcggcctttaaactgttcttaaagtccatgccagaattatttttttttttgtagaccatTGTTATCTATTTGCTTTCGCAGTGGCAGATGTGCACATTGTAACTCCATACTCTGTATAGTGGCCATTCTTGAGTACTGCAGCTCAGTTCCTACGGTATTGAAGAGTATTTCACACCATAATTGAAAAAGGATCATTGAATTTCTCCATGTGAACTGCTCGACTGCAGGATGAGGTGCTGGTGCTTTAGGAAATAACCGGTAATGGAAAACATTTTCATTTgcgcacagtatatacatatagcaAAGAAAGTGACATACTTCCTAATTAGGTGAACTGCCAAAATGTCAAACTTTTTTTCTCTTTCGTCTAATTGACTATCATCCTATTAACATATCCTCATTTCAGCTTAATTGCGTCCTTTTAATTTCAAACCTACATATAGGACAGGCAGTGAAAAAAATTCCTCTAATAGGTTTGGGAAATTCGTTGTTGTGAGGATGAAGTATTTTAAATATCATGAAGAAAAATTATCCCAAATGAATTTTAAAATTGACCCACTTTACATAGAGCAATTCATTGGTTATCATGTATCTAATAGTGAAGAAAGGGTTTTAACCAGCTCACCTGTATAGGAACACCTCCCTCTTTTAGAAGCAAGGATAGCTTGAAATAGAAAAGATCtccagcttccaaatgcataaaatcaatcttttattccaaaaattaaaatccaaaGTACAGGACTTGATCCAAAATAGTAAGAGCAATTAGAAATGCAACGTGTTTCAGACAAGATGTCCTCTGTCAGAGAGCATATAGCTATATGCTCTGACAAAGGACATCTTGTCTGAAACGCATTGCATTTCTCATTGCTCTTACTATTTTGGATCAAGTTTCACAGTAGCCAGTTTTTTTCTGGCTACTGTAAAACACAGAGCTGTCACTTTATGAAGACTGGGTGTAGAAAGAATCAACACAAGTAAGAGGAAATGCATAAAGATACACCAAATGGTTTGCCGATTCCAAGGGTGCACTAATCACCtgttcttggtttgaacagtcagtttttgctgacagatttcctttaaagtaaCAAATAATTTTGATATTTTATCTTGATTTTGTTATTCATTTTAGGCAAAGGCGTTAAGTTACTTCCTGGAAGAAAACCAAGATGAATATAATTTGAGAAACAAGAACATTGTGGAAATCGGCTCTGGAACTGGCCTGGTATCGATTGTCGCATGTATCCTAGGTCTGTGATTAATTTGTGCATACACTAACCGCAGACTAAAAGCCAACTAATTGCTTGTGAGTGGAGTGTTGTTGCTAGTAACGCACACCCAACCCTTGCGCATACAGTGTAGTATGACACAGATTTCCTTCTCTAGGAGCTCACGTCATTGCAACTGATCTGCCCGACATACTGGGAAATCTAAGGTTTAATTTGTCAAGAAACACAAAAGGGCGCTGCTTGCATATTCCTGAAGTAAGAGAGCTGACATGGGGGCACGATCTTCAAAGAAACTTTCAAAATCCTTCAACCGTGTTTGATTATGTACTTGCTGCTGATGTTGTATACCATCACACCTGTCTTGACAACCTTCTGAAAACAATGAAATATTTGTGTCAGCCCGGTACACTGTTATTATGGGCAAACAAATTCAGATTTAATACAGATTATGATTTCTTATCATATTTTAACCGTTCATTTGAAACAGAGGTCCTGGCAGAATACCCAGAGTTAGAGGTTAAAATCTTCAAAGCGATATACAAAGGCAATTAAATGCTGCAATGGACCCTGAATTCACGTAAGAAAACAAATCGCAAAtaatattacacaggatggtgaaCTCAGTTACTACATAAGTAACTTCTAGGGCATCTAGACCAGTGTTCACCTTGAATTACTGTGCCTCAAACACAAAGTCTCTTCTCCACCAATAAAATAGAAAGGCTAAAATTCTATAAGCTTGTAACCCAGTGTGGAAATATTATCTTGCctaagaatttataaaaaaaaaacaacaaaaccccaTCCTATAAAGTATACTTTATATAATGATCACTAAGAACTTATTCTCAAAGAACAGTCGtgaaactacaactctcagcatgccaTGTGTTCAAGAGGGTGAAACACTTCTCACACATATATAGAATATAAAGCAGTAAATGCTACATTTGTAACACTCACTTTACTACTGACAAAGAAGAATACAAATAGACACGCAATCCTCAGGATTAAAATTGCAACACCAAAACGGAAAAGTTGTTGAATCATGGAAATCACATGTTGATATgcagatgataaaaaaaaaaaaaaggaaaagttttCAAACCATTTTGACTTCATCAGTATGGAGTATGTGTTCCATACATAGAAATACACTCAATTACATGCCTTGGCTGCTATTAGTGAGGGTATACATGGacatctgaggaatgttctgctacGCTGAATAAATATGGGACAgatatcatcaagatccgctgctgacaGCTTCCTTTACAATTGCTGAGCAATGACATCCTAGCTACATTCAATGAGAAATTCAGAGACTCTGCAGGTCATGGTAGCATATTTAGGCCatacaggctgctcacagtagcacaagtAACATGCGGCTTATATTTTAATGTTGAAAAACAGCTCTTGGAACACTTTCACATTGCCTCATGATGGTGACTTCATGGAGTTGCCCACATGGTCTCCCGACCAATCTCCTACTATCAAGTTCAGGTTAAAAGCAGGCTGCTTCACTGAAGATAAGACTTCGATTGCCCTATTCTTCAAAGAAAGCCTTTGAGAGTGGTGGCATAAGGTCAATGGACCACCTTGGCCTTTGATTAGTTTGTGTAGCCACTGTTTgataccttaaggccgctttacacactgcaacattgctagcaatatcgctgtaacatcaccggttttgtgacgtaatagcgacctccccagctacattgcagtgtgtgaaacgcatcagcaacctggcccccgctgtgaggtcgctgatcgctacacctctcaggaacattttttggtcctttgtttcccgctatgcagcatgtatcggtgtgtttgacaccgttacaatgacttcgttagcgactttcctttcaaatagctgctttgacacatccccaacgacaagctaggtcgttctgcaggtccgtatcgctgatgcgtcattggccaggtttgcctgtttgacagctcaccagagagactttctagcgatcccaccagtgatcccgacctggccgggatcgctggaaagtctccgtgcgtaaaggggcctttaggcttgGTATGGGACAGTCAATTTCACTTGTAGTACATAATGGATTGTTACACACCATTCTTCCACTCTGACGGGACCACGTCTGTATTGACATGAATAGGCCTTCACGAGGGAATGTCACACCAACCCTATTCCTGGGATTTTGGTGTGCATTCATAAAATGAAGTCACTGGACCCCTGTAGTCTTCATGCCAGGTATACTAACAGCTTGGCATTACATTGATTTTGAACCAGAGGTACAGCAGCTCCTACGAGCTGTATTTGAACACAAAGCAGACTGCGTACTGTTGGTGTTACTAATGGCAGCTTGCATTGCCTAAACACGCTACCATGGCCTGGAGCATCTCCGGACTTCTCTCTTATCTAGCACTTCTAAGAAATCATTTGTTGTTAATTGCAAATGGAAACCCCAGCAGcaaatcttgatgatttgtgtgtccAAGTGAATTCAGTGTGCAGGAACATTCCTcttacaaccattaataacctcattattAGCACGCCAAGGCTTGTAAGTACTTGCATTTCTGCGTGTGGAGCTCGAAGTTGATACGGAATAAATTTAGGTTTTGAAAATGTTTTTTCCATTTGTTCATttacatatcattaacatgtctagccATTCTGTAATTTCTATAATTCCATGACTATCCCTTATCCATGGCGCAATTTTAGTGTTAAGAAGTGCAGAAATACACATTATTATGGGTtacttttttgtataccactaatccAGAAATTgtactaaggctggagtcacacttgcgtgtgactcgtgcgagtatcaGATTGCACTGCCCAgaccggctggcttctcttctACCAGGAATGGctccgctgtatgtatttctatgatacTAACCTGCTCCCATCAGGAGAGTCGCGGCTGATCCGGGCAGTGCAATCCGATACTttcacgagtcacacgcaagtgtgactccagccttaggtagGTTCTTTACAGATGTGGCCAATAAAAAGTGTACCTAGTGCGCCACATACATATGTGCAGTTGTGTTCAAAAATAATAGTGTGTTCAAAATCAAGAGTGAAGCTCAAAATctttataataatttttatttccatgcattgggaacattgcagttttctaaatcaaaacatgcagagaaatgtATATGTTTTACCtactttaccaaaaaaaaaaaaaaaataacattccgctgatcaaaaaaaataaataaatagcggTGTATGCCGTTATCTTTACATCGTCAGCATAGGTcctctttttatttaggatttagcattcctgtgaatcactaTCCTTATATTTACTTGTATACCCAAAGTTTAGTAGAAGTGCTTCATATCTATGTTGCATAGTCAACCAACTTCTGCCACCTGTCAACTGttattccagcccaggatgctttgactacatcccacaaCTTATTTGCATTTATTGCCTCAGAAACTGCATTTTTAATGTCAACTCAAAAGTGTTCTATTGGATTAAGAGGTCCAGGGATTTggctggccactccataacctcTATTTTGTTGGACTGTAACCAAGATTTTGCTTATTTACTGGTTTGTTTAGGGTCCTTGTCTTcttgaaacacccatttcaaggcTTTTTCAAGGACATCTTCAAGTATTTGgatatatgcaaactggtccatgatTCCATGATCCCTGGTATGCGGTAAATAGGCCTGGCACAACAGTTAGcgaaacatgcccatatcatgatgcttgcaGCACCATACTCACTGTTCTCAGAGTGTACTAAggcttgaattcagagtttgggggTTGTCTGATGAACGGTTTGCGGCACTTgcacccaaaaagaacaattttactttcatcTGTCCACAAAATATTTCTCTAGTTCTCTTTAGGCCAGTTAATGTGTCTTTGGCAAATTGTATTGGcttcagtacttttttttttttatttttttttttaacagtgggactttgcagggTCTTCTTGCTAATAGATTAGCTTCACACAGGGGTCTTCGAACTGGCACAGTACTGACAGGTAACTTGAGACTGTCTTTAatcatcctggagctgatcattggctgaaCCTTTACCTTTTTGGCTATTCTATGATCCATTCAAATGGTCATCTTCCGTTTTCTTCCTCGTCTCTGTTTTTTCTTTCCATTTTAAAGCACTGGAGTTCATTTTAGCTGAACAGCCGCCGATCATTGTCTGTTACAAGTTTTACCCTCTCCAATCAACATTTTAATCAAAGTATGCTGTTCTGAACAATGTCTCAAACAACTCATATTTCTTAGGTTTTCAGGGAGAAATGCATGTACATGTGCGGTCTTCACACTTAAATAAGCACCACCTGATTCACACTGGTTTCTTCAGAGAATGATTGACCTCACTAATTTAACTCCTCACTGCTATTATTCTGAACACCCCCTTTCAATTATTCAAATAAACAGATTCAGAAAACCACCAGACTCGGCATTCATGAGCTGCAGGTTTTTGAGAATCTTCTgcaccaactggtaaattgtttgaCATGTGGTAATATCATTTAcaccaaaaacagtgaataattTAGTCATATTGGACTACTATTATTTTGACCACTACTGAATCATAACCACTTCTTCACCAGTTATTTGATAAAATGCCGATCAAATCAGTGTACTAACCTACCTtttcacatcttttttttttccaatcctTTGTATGTGTCTGTATAAGAACATCCATCTCTGTGCTTTCGGTCCTATGCTCTCCACTTCAGCTACTTGAAGTACGGTTAAAAGCTGTTATCCACCACTCTGAGAACCCATTCTTAAATACTATATTCCCCAGTGTAAAATAAAATCAACAGATATTCACCTTCAGCCTCGGGTCTCCCAGGGCTTGTGTGGCATTGTTATGCTACGTGAAACATTATAGCCAGTGACTGCTGATGGCCAGCTGTTCTAAGACTTCCGTGAGTAAGGCAGCTTTAGCAATTTTTGATTAGCTGCAGTGCTCATTGACATAACGTCAGGGAATCCCTGGCCCAGCCAACACCGACATCAATGGAACGCCGTCAGGACTTATGAAAATACTATCCTCCCCAAAGTAAGCTAAAAAGAAGTTGTGCTCTGTGtactggagaaactttttttttactcCTGCCTGTTATGCAACAGTTCTGCACTTGGTGGTGCCTGGATGATGCTATGTGTGACAAATCTGCCAAGTCAGAAGTTTAGTAGGAAAATTAGTCAAATTAATTCAACAAAACTTTAAAAAATACAAACATATTACATAAAGTTTTCTTTTGGCAGCAACCCACACATCATTAAGGCCTCTGTTTCAAGCTAGAAATGTGGTGAATCCTTAATAGTGTGACAATTATAGAGTTGTTATAGCCATTAATGAGCTAAGTTATATTTTCCGCTCCTCCTTAGCTTACTATGTACTATTAGATAGACAAATTGTAAAAAGGAACTGTAAATTGTGCTTGAGCCTCCTTAATTTTCAAGTAAAGCTTAAATGCTATGCCTGCCGTAAACCATCAAGTAGAAAGAAGAGAAGACAATTGTTAAAATAGGTCTCCATATTAGGCTGGCACCACATTGCACAAacatgtaattgtaataattttctgagagaaatacttcattctctgaaacaatttcaagggtgccaacattttcagccatgactgaatatatatatatataaatcacagAAGAGCCTATTACAAAATAGGAACCACAATTGCAGATGGTGATCATGATCCTGGTATGATGCATTGTCCCTTTACACTGTAGAGAGACTTATCCACACAACCCTTTCTGTAATCTGCACATAATG includes these proteins:
- the LOC142291844 gene encoding protein-lysine methyltransferase METTL21C-like, with protein sequence MDAECLECVPCVQPQLPAAEEEDSWERANETVGDEEGGEQQDVPDPESAETPLLGDHQKDVICNSEQSVQPLKAWTPTVYSCFGKEYIWCAGYEIIIQESIEGYGGVIWPAAKALSYFLEENQDEYNLRNKNIVEIGSGTGLVSIVACILGAHVIATDLPDILGNLRFNLSRNTKGRCLHIPEVRELTWGHDLQRNFQNPSTVFDYVLAADVVYHHTCLDNLLKTMKYLCQPGTLLLWANKFRFNTDYDFLSYFNRSFETEVLAEYPELEVKIFKAIYKGN